One region of Malania oleifera isolate guangnan ecotype guangnan chromosome 6, ASM2987363v1, whole genome shotgun sequence genomic DNA includes:
- the LOC131158045 gene encoding probable caffeoyl-CoA O-methyltransferase At4g26220 → MGHATKKSSSSSKGLLQSEELYQYILETSVHPREPEVLKELRDVTASHPRARMGTAPDAGQLMAMLLKIVDAKKTIEVGVFTGYSLLLTALSIPDHGRITAIDLSRETYEMGLPIIKKAGVEHKINFIESQALPALDKLLEDHENEDSFDFAFVDADKINYLNYHERLMKLLKVGGLVVYDNTLWKGSVAIADESSVPEDMKPGRQSTIEFNKSVAADPRIEISHAPLGDGITICRRIY, encoded by the exons ATGGGACACGCCACGAAGAAGTCCTCGAGTTCTAGTAAGGGATTATTGCAGAGCGAAGAGTTGTATCAG TACATCTTAGAGACTAGCGTGCACCCACGGGAGCCTGAGGTTCTGAAGGAGCTAAGGGATGTTACTGCAAGCCATCCAag GGCCAGGATGGGTACTGCACCAGATGCAGGGCAATTAATGGCCATGCTTTTGAAGATAGTCGATGCAAAAAAGACTATTGAAGTCGGAGTTTTCACTGGATACTCTCTTCTACTCACTGCTCTTTCAATTCCTGATCATGGCAGG ATTACTGCCATAGATCTGAGTCGGGAGACTTATGAGATGGGTTTGCCAATTATTAAGAAAGCTGGTGTAGAACACAAAATAAACTTCATCGAGTCACAGGCTCTACCAGCTCTTGATAAACTCTTAGAAGAC CACGAGAATGAAGATAGTTTTGATTTTGCTTTTGTTGATGCCGACAAGATCAATTATTTGAATTATCATGAAAGGCTGATGAAACTGTTGAAAGTTGGTGGGCTAGTTGTCTATGATAACACACTCTGGAAAGGATCAGTTGCAATTGCTGATGAATCATCTGTTCCAGAGGACATGAAACCGGGCAGGCAGTCAACAATTGAGTTTAACAAGTCAGTGGCAGCTGATCCTCGCATTGAAATTTCTCATGCTCCATTGGGTGACGGAATCACTATCTGCAGGCGTATCTACTGA